A genomic region of Serratia fonticola contains the following coding sequences:
- the pdhR gene encoding pyruvate dehydrogenase complex transcriptional repressor PdhR, translated as MAYSKIRQPKLSDVIEQQLEYLILEGTLRPGEKLPPERELAKQFDVSRPSLREAIQRLEAKGLLLRRQGGGTFVQTNLWQSFSDPLAELLADHPESQFDLLETRHALEGIAAYYAALRGTDEDLARIRDCHHVIQQAQDSGDLDAEADAVMQYQIAVTEAAHNVVLLHLLRCMGPMLEQNVRQNFELLYSRREMLAKVSSHRAGIFEAIVAREPEKAREASHRHLAFIEEILLDLSREHTRRERSLRRLQQRKD; from the coding sequence ATGGCCTACAGCAAAATCCGCCAACCCAAATTGTCAGACGTTATCGAGCAACAGCTCGAATACCTGATCCTTGAGGGTACGCTCCGTCCCGGTGAAAAGTTACCTCCGGAACGCGAACTGGCGAAACAATTTGATGTTTCCCGTCCTTCTCTGAGAGAGGCTATCCAGCGCCTGGAAGCCAAAGGCCTGCTCCTGCGCCGTCAGGGTGGTGGCACCTTTGTACAAACTAATCTGTGGCAAAGCTTTAGCGATCCGCTGGCTGAACTGCTGGCTGACCATCCTGAATCACAATTCGACCTGCTCGAAACCCGTCATGCCCTTGAGGGTATTGCAGCCTATTATGCTGCGCTACGTGGTACTGACGAAGATCTGGCGCGTATCCGCGATTGCCATCATGTGATTCAGCAGGCCCAGGACAGCGGCGATTTAGATGCCGAAGCCGATGCGGTCATGCAGTATCAAATTGCGGTGACCGAAGCTGCCCATAACGTTGTGTTACTTCATCTGCTGCGCTGTATGGGGCCGATGCTGGAACAGAACGTCCGCCAGAACTTTGAATTGCTCTACTCGCGCCGTGAAATGTTGGCAAAAGTGAGCAGCCATCGCGCCGGGATTTTTGAGGCGATTGTGGCACGCGAACCTGAAAAGGCCCGTGAAGCCTCGCACCGCCATTTGGCGTTTATCGAGGAAATTTTGCTGGATCTCAGCAGAGAACACACCCGGCGCGAGAGATCGCTGCGGCGTCTCCAGCAACGCAAGGATTAA